Genomic segment of Primulina tabacum isolate GXHZ01 chromosome 11, ASM2559414v2, whole genome shotgun sequence:
TTTCACACTGCAGATTGCTATGACCCATTGGATCCAAATGGAAATTTTACTGTCACCTTTGACACACTTAAGTACACACACGATGGCTATGTGGTTAGTCATTCTTGCAATTCTAAATTATGTGAGTTTAAAGTCTGTTACTTTTCCGAAAAAAATTATTCTCTTTGTAATTTCAGGCCAGAGTAACCATCCAGAATAACTATAGGTATCGTCATGTGGAGGAACCAGGTTGGAAGCTTGGGTGGACGTGGGCGAAAAACGAGGTTATTTGGTCAATGGCTGGTGCTTTTGCGATCCAACAAGGAAACTGTTCATCTTTCAAATACCATGTGCCACATTCTTGCAAACCAGATCCTGTAATAGTCGATTTGATGTCAGATGCAACAGCACAAAACAGTTCTGATGGTTGTTGTCGAGGTGGCATTCTTTCTTCCTGGTTTATTAACCCTTCTGCATCTTACTCATCTTTTGAAGTTACGGTTGGTAATGTGGAGGAGAATTGCACTGGATACAAGCCTTTGAATTTGACCTTAGCTGCCCCAGGACCAGGTTACACTTGTGGCCCAGTCATGGACTCCAGTCCCACAGTATATTCAGTCATTGGAGGCAGACGAGAAGAGCAAGTCTCAAGTAAGTGTTTTAATTATAACATGAATGGTAGAATGAATGTGATTCAACTTTGCCTATCACTAAACCGAAAAGTTTACTGACTTACATATTAGGCCTGTTTTATCTACTTTTCACTATTCAGACTATTGGAGGAAACTAAGTTCATTTGTACGCTAAGACTTGTCTAACAGTATTCTCATTTTACAGGGACATGGATATCAACCTGCACATACTCCAGTTATATTGCAAGCAAAACACCAATTTGCTGTGTTTCACTTTCAACATTTTACAATCCCACCATCACATCATGTCCTTCATGCAGCTGTGGGTGTCGAGTGGCTGACCCGCTTACAACATCATGTATAAGGTGTGTTGTTGTAATAATATACGAAGCATacctccccttcttcaaaactGTATTTCTGTACTAAGATCGGTGTTGAAAGTTAAGATGTATTTTAGAATTACATatgttattttaatattttcatgcatATTTGCTACGAGTTTTTTTTGATTCAGTTATAAGAGATATTTTAAAGGGGTGATGAATGTATTTTATATTAAGACAAATTCAATGAGAGATTTTTCCGTCTATCTGGATATAGTGTCGTTGACGTAGCCCTATTAGCCGGATTTGGATCCTCTGCTGTGGCTGAAAATATATCTCATGATGTGCGCTTTTACATGAGATGATTAGTTGATCATGTGATGGACCTCACACAGTGTCagataaaattgaaaaattgtCAGAGGAAACGAGatgatcatctcgtgtaaaaagtGCACAACACCAAATATTATGTTTTCAGCCACAGTAGAGGATCCAAATCCCTATTATCCTTATAGCGGAATCACGTAAATTATGTGTCATGTTGCGTTTGCATTCAGTCATATTTGTACTGCTTTTAAACTAAACAGTCTCTACACATGTCCCTGATTAGTGAAGGTGTATTTCCATCGAATTTGCTGGACATTAATCTGATCCACTGCACTGACCACATGTGTCCGCTTCGGGTTCACTGGCATATTATGAACATTTATGTTAACCATTGGCGGGTGAAACTAACGGTCTCAAATTTCAATTATGGAAAAAATTACTTGGATTGGAACGTTTTAGTTCAACATCCTGGCTTTGGTCAGCCTTCGACTGCTTTTAGTTTCAACAGTACCATAGTTCCAACTGTTGGAGTCCCAGGTAGTTTCCATAGCTGAATTTTACATTTGCAAGAATcggaatttattttttaaattacaaaATTTCTGATGAAGATAATATTTTGCAGAAGATATTGCCCTTTTATGGGGAAAAGCTTTCCATAACACGAACCTCTTGAAAGCAGACAAGGGTGAAGTGGGATCCGTTACTACAGAGATACTTTTGCAAAAAGATTCAAGTTCATTTACACTTAGCAATGGATGGGGTTTTCCTAGAGCAATATATTTCAATGGTGATAACTGTCGAATGCCCCTTCCGGACACCTTTCCGATGCTACCAAATAGTAGCCTGAATCGAAGGACTTCAAGCTTCCAGTACTGTTTTCTAATGCTTTCCTTCTACTTATTATACAGGGTGTTTTCTGTGTTTTGAATCATTTTTCCTTCTGTAAGTGTGTTATTTTGACATACTTGAATAGAATCAAATGTTCATATGTAATCTTTTCAGGTATAGATATCACTCTTGTTAGacaaattttgattttactaTAGTCTATAACTATCTAAAACCGTTGAATAAAATTACACATTTATTGATACTCTTTTTGTGAAGTTCGAGAAACATTTGATCTTTAAAAAAGAGTTATTTTCAACATATGCATCTTATTTTTGAAGAGAACCACCATTGCCATATCAAGATACATCATGGATAAGCCTCTATAACAGACACAATAGTATTAGTGTCTTTCACGGTGTACTTGGTAAACCCGGCCTCATTCAGCAAGCATTCCCATTCTTTAGAAGTCCTCTCTTTTCCTTTCTCCATGAAAGCGATCATCACCATGTCCAGTGCCAGATGAATCTTGCTATACTCGTCCTCCCCTTCACCTTCTTTGACCACCGCTTCCACTATGATCACCTTCCCCTTGTCCTTTGGGATCGCGTCCTTACAATTTCTCAATATTCGGATGCATTCTTCATCGCCCCAATTGTGTAACACCCactataatatcaagaatataaCAGTTTTAGCATATGTACTTGGCAGTGACTTGTTATATAGATATGTACTTGGCAGTGACTTGTTATATAAAAAACTTGTGCCGACAGacttttagcatataaaacattttaGAACGATGTCTGGAGAGAAACCGTACCATAAGAAAAATGTCATCACCCTTCGGAACCATTTCAAACATGTCACCACCAACATGTTCGACACCTTCATGACGTTGTGCCATGGATATGACCTGAGGGCGATCATAGTTAACCCCTCGAATCCATGGGCAAGCCTTCACCAAGGTTTTAAGAGCCGTCCCATCACCACCACCAACATCCACCAGAGTGCGAATCCCCTCAAACACCTCAGGATACTGTTTAATGATTTCCGACATAGCAACCTTCGCATGCCACGCCATCGCTTCATTGAACAAATTATTATGATCAGGATTCGCTTCTGCATGTTCCCACAAATCTGCCCCACCGTGCGAGGCCTCAGATGCAGAATCATCATTCAGCCAAAGCACGTCTGCTTAGGCCATTCCATGGACCAAGTGCCTCCGGGCCGCTCTGAAGAAGGATTAGAGCAGCCGTGCCACCTTTCAACAGCAATCGAGATCGTGGAGTTTGGGTGTAGCAGACTGGTGATTCTTCGGTCTCGAATCATCCGAGTTTGCTTGAAGAAACCATGGTGAATCAAGTATCTCATGATACGGTGGAGGGCAGAGGGGGAACAGCGTAAGGCGGTGGATAGCTCGGGGAGCATGATGGATCCGCCGTGGCGTTCGACAGTCTCAGATATTTGGAGTTCTATGGCACATTTGAGAACTGCTATTGGAGCGAAAGCAAACACATACTTCCACATTTCCAACTGAGcagcttcttcttcttcttctttctcATGTTCTTGTGATTTCATTTTTGCTTCCATGGTTGTCTTTTTTGTTGATATGCACAAGAAAAAGTGTGCAACTGCGCTCCATAAATATAAGAGAAATTAGGTATATAACAACTTACTCTCTCTGTATAAACAGatgttctaatttttttttaaaaaggatTATATTAACAAAAGGATTTGATATTACAAAGTATGTGATAAAATACTATTCATTccattatttaacaaaaaatacATAGATTTATTCATTAAAATTCTTACAtattttagttttaattaattaataattaattaactatttatttttctattGATAAGTATGTTGGtattttttatgcttttattGTCAATAAAAGTGGGAGAAAGTAAAGTTGGAAGGCCATAATAAATGAAAGTTGGCCTTTTTCAAATTAAACTTGGAGAAGGAAGATATAAAATGCATTAAATATTTTCACACCGAGCTAGGGGGAGCTTCCTATGAACATGAAGTGAGACATGTAACTAACACACAAAGGAAAATTATAAAGTTAAAATTTATTCTCAGAAACTTGTATTATTAGCAAACGATAATAAACAATacacatataaaatattatggattgaaacaaactcaaaaaaatatttatccatCCACGCGCTATACATTAGAGAAAGtagccaaaaaaattaataatttacatGGAGAAGAAATGACATGCAGAATATATAGATAATACAGCCTATGTCAATTCAATTTATAATTTGATCTCAATCATCTACTATCATTGCAACATCTCACTAAATATGACACAATATCTCACTAAATATATCATAGAAGTAAATAGTAAGCACAATAAGGAAAAAAATGAAGACATAAcacttgaaaaataaaaaaaatgatgacCAAACaagtaatttaaataaataaactgatcTATATATCTTCTTTTGCACTTTCCCACGTACAATTCTTTGATAGAAACTGGAGGCCAAAACTATGATCCCAAATgcaattcaagaaaatatcaaaattttcaattttaagccctTAACAATTTACAAATActtcaaaaataatcatattcaaCCGCACATATCGAAATCATTTTAGTAATGAAGTCAatttattaaagaaaaatatttgattaccTTTTTGTCAATATAATTGTCATTATATGTGCATGAGAATAACTCTACAAATACAAATAAATTACCATGAAATTACTGTTTTAAGTAAGTACTATTTGCTAATACATAATTATGGAGagacttaaataaaatagaatttatgagagaaataaaaaaattaattattcaatttattttatttattattagaaTTAGCGGGAAaaactaataaaaaaatttattgattttcgACATATATATGTCTTTCTCATTTTAATAGCTTTACAAAAATATTGTTCCAGTATCATATCATATAATGTATGTGATAAACGATTTATTACATCCAAACttttatatgtacttgttattcaaatttaataattttttttgattaCTAGAAACACTCAACATCATCCAAGACGACAACTCCCAACTAATCCGCAAACCAAAGTTTGCTGATCTTAAACAACTTCTTCAACCAAACATCTTCCACTTATGAGTTGAGGTTGTAAGAAGGTTGAAATGTCTTGAACAATAATGATCTTGAATGATTTGATCAGACATAGAAACAAGGTGTTCTGATACTCGAAATACTCCGAGttgatttaacaattaataGTTTGTAACACTTCTTATTTGATGATCAAGATACATCCAGATaatcgaattttttttaatcaatggTCAGATATGATCACTTGCTTTATCAGTTCTTTGTTTAcaccaaaacataaaatcttaTAACTTATAATTTGCATGTTTTCATTTTTGGTCTTGTTATCGATCAATTCATAGTCTTAGTCCACTAatctataatttttttcaatttcaatcatttatcattgaGATGCTGACGTGGCACCGTAAAATGATGACATGACACCAAAAATCGTTAACGTATCGGATTCTACGTCAGCATTCTGATAAAAAATActacaattgaaaaaaaaatatcaacttAATGGACTAAGGCATTGAGTTAACTAATAACTttaatcaaagataaaaaaaactttCAAATTAGAGGACCCCAAATATAATTTtcacaaaatttaaatcaaaataaattataaaaaacatgtttttttatgaaaaaaaaatcattgagAAATTAGAAGGAACAAAAAGTAAATTGCAAAAATATTGACCTAACTTTCAATTTAATGATCGTAAATAAATTccaataatatttattaattttgcaTAAACATgtgtttataatttatatatttaaattcgaGTGTTCACATGTTAAATTTTCACAAGCTTGTTATTAATTCAATCCAATACAATCTATACAAAACCAAATATTGCACCAGAAGTTGAGGTAGTTAGTGATATATGACCAATCACATTCCTCAATTCAACTTCTAAACCAAATTAACATTGAAGACAATGAAAATCAAACATAACAAAATAtactttaatttaaaatatattaaatatttcatgagttatgattttctttttatatataaatgaaTTAAGAGTATGTGAGCAGTCATATATAGCTTAAGATGTTTAAGAATCGaatcaaaataaatttgaaatagcTGAGTAGTTGATTATATAGATTCAGATATTTTGGTTCAGAATTGTTGACATGGTTATAAAAAATACTGACATGATATCGAAAAAAGTTGATgtgatataaaaaattattagaaaaaaGTTGATGTGATATCAAAAATTATTAGACTTGTCAAATGTCACGTCAGCCATGGGATCAAAAtagtcaaaataaaaattttgtgtATCGAAACCAAACTTAATTGATTAAAACCTAAAATTAGATAAGTTAAgggattaaaaaaattatatttccagTTAATGAGATGCTCTCCTCGAGATAGCTCACATCTTCTTACAATATTTCGGCCTAAACCCACACCCAATCCTAGTGGAATAGATTCAGCTTTCCTGGTATGGCTATGGCTATGCTTACAATGAGAATAACGGGTGTGACCATGCAGTATGTGAATTCGAGAAGTTAATTCTCACAGCACCAATTTTGGTTTAAAGATAATCTTTAATCAAATGCCTAACTTTGTCTTGTTTATTGATTATGTTAGGAACTCGGGTTGTTCGACAGATACTTAAATtaataacaatatcataataggatgtaaaatagtaaatttgtgttttgtcaTAATTAGGTGTTgttccagatgttacaacatctagGACAaaatgcagcggaatattatattttataacacaaattgactttaCATAACCAACTTAGACGAGATTGAATATGCACAAGTATTTAATAAATACTTGTacggtgccttatggcaaaaattaatcactagaaaacttaaccgtttacaaaaacctatcactagtgatcttcacaaaaatcaattcctCAACAGAGAAAATAAACTCTTTCTAAAAATCAAACAACCAGAATAAAAATCATTCAAGAAAGCAAAAAATAGATGCCAAAAGTTTGGAGCAACAAAACCAGattttcagccaacacttgcaCTCGTGTTGTCTGAGATGTCTCCAATATTTACGGCAACATTTGATATCAGCACTCTCCAGAAATAGCAACGTCCTTGAGAATTATTTGTCTCTAAAAACCGCGACGTGCAAATTGCACACAATATGCAGCAACGAAAACTTTCAAGTGAAGAGCGATAAACACGAGAACAATAGATCGAAGAAAGCCACCACAAAAATCTCCCACAAAAATCTCCCACGAAAATCTCTTCACTAAAAATCTCCACGAAAATCTTTCCAATAAAAATTCTTCCACGAAAATTCTCCTCCAATTAAAATCACGTCCACGAAAAAACCTTTCACGAAAATACCTCACATGAAAATTCTTCACGAAAACTTTACACGAAAAATCACCCACGAAAAACACCTTCACGTGAACTCTCTgaatttttcttcttctctctcaATCCCATAAGCTTTTGAATCTCcatcttttatttataaatgtCTCCTCTTCTATGATTTATCTTCAAGGAAATCTATAAGATATGATATACAAGAATTATATTAGAAACAAagtcaataatatcatatcatgtaaatattatcataaatattatatctataaaatctttatcataaacataatatctagAAAAGTAAAACACAATATTCCACATAATCTTATCAAGATGAAATTAAAATTAAGtaagatattatatcacaataaaatcttaacataattatctaaaaagacaaaaccataattaaatattatactcaatcaaatcaacaagaaaaatataattttagggaaatcaatttaatatgaaaattatatttcccttCAGATTATTTATGCGAAAGATCTCATGCTTAGCTTTTTCTAGAAAACTGGAGACTCTGGAAATTTTTAGGATAAAGtcctatataatttttttactaagcataaaatattatatacgATGTGATAATTAAATGCACATAATTATCATCAATATCCAATATGCTAcgtaaatttattaaattatatgaaATACATATATAAGGacaaaatattcatattttcGCGTTTATTGTTGTGCAAAATTTTCAATTGAATCATCGTCATTAAACTTAGCTACCAGCTTTTTTACAATTGACAATACGTTCAAATCATTCAATTTATCATGTGACATAGTTGATCAAAGATAGTTCTTTATAACTTTCAGTTTTGATAAACTTCTTTCAGCAGAAGTCACTGTAACAGGTagattaattatattttataagttATCCAAGCCTTAAGAAACTCATGATGCAAATTTTTGACATACGTACTCCAAGACTTCAAGTCCgaaatttctttttcttttttccctcTTTGAATTTAcatattcaaattttatttttctcgtCATAACTCACAATGCaaatctaaaaacaaatacaaaataaaatttaaatactaataaatatattgataattCTGGAA
This window contains:
- the LOC142519194 gene encoding COBRA-like protein 2 isoform X2; translated protein: MAGAFAIQQGNCSSFKYHVPHSCKPDPVIVDLMSDATAQNSSDGCCRGGILSSWFINPSASYSSFEVTVGNVEENCTGYKPLNLTLAAPGPGYTCGPVMDSSPTVYSVIGGRREEQVSRTWISTCTYSSYIASKTPICCVSLSTFYNPTITSCPSCSCGCRVADPLTTSCISEGVFPSNLLDINLIHCTDHMCPLRVHWHIMNIYVNHWRVKLTVSNFNYGKNYLDWNVLVQHPGFGQPSTAFSFNSTIVPTVGVPEDIALLWGKAFHNTNLLKADKGEVGSVTTEILLQKDSSSFTLSNGWGFPRAIYFNGDNCRMPLPDTFPMLPNSSLNRRTSSFQYCFLMLSFYLLYRVFSVF
- the LOC142519194 gene encoding COBRA-like protein 2 isoform X1, translated to MIGSCSTKCLNKTVLLSRIRCRGDEVLVEQARVTIQNNYRYRHVEEPGWKLGWTWAKNEVIWSMAGAFAIQQGNCSSFKYHVPHSCKPDPVIVDLMSDATAQNSSDGCCRGGILSSWFINPSASYSSFEVTVGNVEENCTGYKPLNLTLAAPGPGYTCGPVMDSSPTVYSVIGGRREEQVSRTWISTCTYSSYIASKTPICCVSLSTFYNPTITSCPSCSCGCRVADPLTTSCISEGVFPSNLLDINLIHCTDHMCPLRVHWHIMNIYVNHWRVKLTVSNFNYGKNYLDWNVLVQHPGFGQPSTAFSFNSTIVPTVGVPEDIALLWGKAFHNTNLLKADKGEVGSVTTEILLQKDSSSFTLSNGWGFPRAIYFNGDNCRMPLPDTFPMLPNSSLNRRTSSFQYCFLMLSFYLLYRVFSVF